Proteins encoded in a region of the Raphanus sativus cultivar WK10039 chromosome 8, ASM80110v3, whole genome shotgun sequence genome:
- the LOC108822411 gene encoding cysteine-rich and transmembrane domain-containing protein WIH2, with product MSYERVPPESYPPPGYQSHYPPPGYPSAPPPPGYPPPHQEGYPPPQPHGYPPYPPPRPYEGGYQGYFAGNYPPPPPPPQQCNHYQHDHHHYEDSNSDGSSFLRGCLAALCCCCLLEECF from the exons ATGAGCTACGAGAGAGTTCCACCGGAATCGTATCCTCCTCCAG GGTACCAATCTCATTATCCGCCTCCTGGCTATCCATCGGCGCCTCCGCCTCCGGGATATCCTCCGCCGCATCAGGAAGGTTATCCACCACCTCAGCCTCACGGATATCCACCGTACCCGCCGCCGCGTCCTTACGAAGGCGGTTATCAAGGCTACTTCGCCGGTAActatcctcctcctccacctccgcCGCAGCAGTGCAACCATTACCAGCACGATCATCACCATTACGAGGATTCAAACTCTGATGGCTCCTCTTTTCTCCGTGGCTG TCTTGCTGCTCTGTGCTGTTGCTGTTTGTTGGAGGAATGCTTCTGA
- the LOC130498691 gene encoding protein AUXIN SIGNALING F-BOX 3-like, with product MNRATKLRPSTSEMNYFPDEVIEHIFDFVASHRDRNSISLVNKSWHKIERYSRRQVFIGNCYAISPERLIRRFPCLRSLTLKGKPHFADFNLVPHEWGGFLHPWIDALAKGGVKLEELRLKRMVVSDESLELLSRSFVGFKSLVLVSCDGFTTDGLASIAANCRNLRELDLQENEIDDHRGQWLNCFPDTCTTLVSLNFACLKGEINLSALERLVARSPNLKSLKVNRAVPLDALTRLMSCCASQLVDLGVGCYENNEPEPESFAKLLFAIAKCTSLRSLSGFSEVGPLCLTAFIPISANLTSLNLSYAAEIQGNHLIKFVHFCKRLQRLWILDSIGDKGLEVVASSCKELQELRVFPSDLHDEEDNNNTAVTEVGLVAISAGCPKLHSILYFCKQMTNAALITVAKNCPNFIRFRLCILEPNKPDHITSQSLDEGFGAIVQACKGLRRLSVSGLLTDKVFLYIGMYAEQLEMLSIAFAGDTDKGMLDVLNGCKKLRKLEIRDSPFGNAALLADVGKYETMRSLWMSSCEVTLGGCKRLARNAPWLNVEIINENESGRMERNEEDEREKVDRLYLYRTVVGTRKDAPPCVTIL from the exons ATGAACAGAGCTACCAAGCTTCGTCCATCCACCTCCGAGATGAATTACTTCCCGGACGAGGTGATCGAGCACATTTTCGACTTCGTAGCATCTCACAGAGACAGGAACTCGATCTCTCTGGTCAACAAATCATGGCACAAGATCGAGAGATACAGCAGGCGTCAAGTGTTCATCGGAAACTGCTACGCAATCAGCCCCGAGAGGCTGATCAGGAGGTTCCCCTGTCTCAGATCCTTGACTCTCAAAGGGAAACCTCACTTCGCCGACTTCAACTTGGTTCCTCACGAGTGGGGAGGCTTCCTCCACCCTTGGATCGATGCGTTAGCCAAGGGAGGTGTAAAGCTCGAGGAGCTTAGGTTGAAGAGGATGGTTGTCTCTGACGAAAGCCTCGAGCTTCTTTCGCGTTCCTTTGTGGGTTTCAAGTCGTTGGTGCTTGTTAGCTGCGATGGGTTTACTACCGATGGCTTAGCCTCAATCGCTGCTAATTGCAG GAATCTTCGTGAGCTGGACTTGCAAGAGAATGAGATAGATGATCACAGAGGTCAATGGCTAAACTGTTTCCCAGACACCTGCACCACGCTCGTCTCCTTGAACTTCGCTTGTCTCAAAGGAGAGATCAATCTCTCTGCGTTGGAGAGACTCGTAGCGAGGTCGCCGAACCTGAAGAGCTTGAAGGTGAACCGTGCGGTGCCGCTAGATGCATTGACGAGGCTGATGAGCTGTTGTGCGTCGCAGTTAGTTGATTTGGGAGTAGGGTGTTACGAGAACAACGAGCCGGAACCAGAGTCTTTTGCGAAGCTCTTGTTTGCTATAGCGAAATGCACCTCGTTGAGGAGCTTGTCAGGCTTCTCGGAGGTCGGTCCACTCTGCCTCACAGCGTTCATTCCCATATCCGCAAACCTCACCTCCTTGAATCTGAGCTATGCAGCTGAGATCCAAGGCAACCATCTCATAAAGTTTGTTCATTTTTGCAAGAGACTTCAACGGTTAtgg ATACTGGATAGTATTGGAGACAAAGGACTTGAGGTTGTTGCTTCTTCGTGTAAAGAGTTACAAGAGCTGAGAGTATTCCCTTCTGATCTACACGAtgaagaagacaacaacaacacagCTGTTACCGAGGTTGGACTGGTCGCAATCTCTGCTGGCTGTCCTAAGCTTCATTCGATACTCTACTTCTGCAAACAGATGACAAACGCAGCTCTCATCACCGTGGCGAAAAACTGTCCAAACTTCATCCGGTTCAGGCTATGCATCTTAGAGCCAAACAAACCAGACCACATCACGTCTCAGTCACTAGACGAAGGCTTTGGTGCGATAGTACAAGCCTGCAAGGGTCTAAGAAGACTCTCTGTCTCCGGTCTTTTAACAGACAAAGTCTTCCTCTACATCGGCATGTACGCAGAACAGCTTGAGATGCTGTCGATAGCCTTTGCTGGGGACACGGACAAAGGGATGTTGGATGTGTTGAACGGATGCAAGAAGCTGAGGAAGCTGGAGATTAGGGATAGTCCGTTTGGGAACGCTGCGCTTCTTGCTGATGTCGGTAAGTACGAAACAATGCGATCCCTTTGGATGTCGTCTTGTGAAGTAACGCTCGGTGGATGCAAGAGGCTCGCGAGGAATGCGCCGTGGCTTAACGTGGAGATCATCAATGAGAATGAGAGTGGGAGGATGGAGAggaatgaagaagatgagagagagaaggtTGATAGACTTTACCTTTACAGAACCGTGGTTGGGACTAGAAAGGATGCACCACCATGTGTTACGATTCTTTAG
- the LOC108822473 gene encoding uncharacterized protein LOC108822473 yields MADVENQQDSSFPVKRKSDLCSQDEENAANKAQKLNPASSSADCESKEGEEVNGSGVEHLNSSISLEKGDLVAEEKQEGEEEEEDDHEEEEEEEEVDRKGKGISREDKGKGKLIEVEESDDSDDDDEDDEDGDEYDESDLSDDPLAEVDLDNILPSRTRRRSIQPGVYISNERGGVNKDDDDDDDSSDDSDA; encoded by the coding sequence ATGGCCGACGTTGAGAATCAGCAGGATTCCTCGTTTCCGGTGAAGCGGAAGTCGGATCTCTGTTCCCAAGACGAGGAAAATGCGGCGAACAAGGCTCAGAAGCTTAATCCTGCATCGAGCTCTGCTGATTGTGAGTCTAAAGAGGGAGAAGAAGTTAATGGAAGCGGCGTCGAGCATCTGAATTCATCGATCTCGCTTGAGAAAGGCGATCTTGTAGCTGAAGAGAAgcaagaaggagaagaagaagaggaagacgatcatgaagaagaagaagaggaagaagaggttgATAGGAAAGGGAAAGGTATATCGAGGGAGGATAAAGGAAAAGGGAAACTGATCGAAGTTGAGGAGAGTGAcgatagtgatgatgatgatgaagacgacGAAGATGGTGATGAATATGATGAAAGCGATTTGTCAGACGATCCTTTGGCGGAGGTGGATTTGGATAATATCCTTCCGTCGAGGACTAGGAGACGATCGATCCAGCCTGGAGTCTATATCTCCAATGAGCGTGGTGGAGTTaacaaggatgatgatgatgatgatgatagcaGCGATGATAGTGACGCTTAA
- the LOC108822475 gene encoding V-type proton ATPase subunit C-like: MTSRYWVVSLPVKDSSSTSWNRLQEQISKHSFDTPLYRFNIPNLRVGTLDSLLALGDDLLKSNSFVEGVSQKIRRQIEELERISGVESNALTVDGVPVDSYLTRFVWDEAKYPTMSPLKEVVENIQSQVAKIEDDLKVRVAEYNNVRGQLNAINRKQSGSLAVRDLSNLVKAEDIVASEHLVTLLAVVPKYSQKDWLACYETLTEYVVPRSSKKLFEDNEYALYTVTLFTRVADNYRTSAREKGFQIRDFEHSVEAQETRKQELEKLVQDQESLRTSLLQWCYTSYGEVFSSWMHFCAVRIFAESIMRYGLPPAFLACVLSPAVKSEKKVRSILERLCDSTNSLYWKSEEDGGAAMAGLAGDSETHPYVSFTINLA, translated from the exons ATGACTTCAAGGTACTGGGTGGTGTCTCTACCAGTGAAGGACTCTTCTTCCACCTCGTGGAATCGTCTTCAAGAGCAGATCTCCAAGCATTCCTTTGATACTCCTCTTTATCGG TTCAACATCCCTAATCTTCGTGTTGGAACCTTAGATTCTCTTCTCGCCCTCGGCGATGATCTGCTCAAG TCGAATAGCTTTGTGGAAGGAGTTTCTCAGAAGATCAGGAGACAGATCGAGGAGCTGGAGAGGATTTCTGGTGTTGAGAGCAATGCTCTTACTGTTGATGGAGTTCCTGTTGATTCTTATCTCAccag GTTTGTGTGGGATGAAGCTAAGTACCCAACAATGTCACCTTTGAAGGAGGTTGTGGAGAATATTCAGTCTCAGGTAGCCAAGATTGAGGATGATCTCAAG GTTCGTGTCGCTGAGTATAACAATGTCCGCGGTCAACTCAATGCCATTAACCGAAAGCAGAGTGGGAG CTTAGCTGTTCGTGACCTCTCAAACTTGGTTAAGGCAGAAGATATTGTCGCGTCAGAGCATCTCGTGACTCTCCTTGCTGTTGTTCCAAAGTACTCCCAGAAAGACTGGCTAGCATGTTATGAGACATTAACCGAATATGTG GTTCCTAGGTCCTCGAAGAAATTGTTTGAGGATAATGAGTATGCTCTTTACACCGTCACTCTCTTTACTCGTGTTGCAGACAATTACAGGACAAGTGCCCGTGAGAAAGGGTTCCAA ATCCGTGATTTTGAACATAGCGTTGAAGCACAAGAGACTCGTAAACAAGAGCTAGAAAAGTTGGTTCAGGATCAGGAAAGTTTGAGAACCTCTCTTTTGCAATGGTGCTACACCAGCTATGGAGAG GTTTTCAGCTCCTGGATGCATTTCTGTGCTGTGCGCATATTCGCTGAGAGCATTATGAGATATGGTTTACCTCCTGCGTTCTTG GCTTGCGTCTTGTCTCCGGCTGTGAAGAGTGAAAAGAAAGTGCGCTCCATCCTTGAACGCTTGTGTGATTCTACCAACAG TTTATACTGGAAAAGCGAGGAGGATGGAGGAGCAGCCATGGCTGGTTTAGCAGGTGACTCAGAGACACATCCTTATGTCTCCTTCACGATCAACCTTGCTTGA
- the LOC108822476 gene encoding uncharacterized protein LOC108822476, which produces MGTQESVFFSVTLFIVTLEEVSFFSRAEEEETRMALSSSFSVSVFLLIVVSVQWNLVSSEPTILSSPAVLPYSNAPDMSSFFPSPTKDRTFDTAASPAPETEAPGPSQFNGKVAGISMQLRPDLPLVLVIFGIYTFLSVRY; this is translated from the coding sequence ATGGGAACACAAGAATCTGTCTTCTTCTCTGTTACATTATTTATAGTCACTTTGGAAGAAGTATCTTTCTTTAGcagagcagaagaagaagaaacacgcATGGCTCTGTCTTCTAGCTTCTCAGTTTCTGTGTTTCTCTTGATCGTTGTGTCGGTCCAATGGAATCTGGTTAGCAGTGAACCCACAATCTTATCTTCTCCTGCTGTCTTACCGTATAGCAATGCACCGGATATGTCTTCGTTTTTCCCTTCTCCGACCAAAGACCGGACATTTGATACTGCTGCATCTCCTGCTCCAGAAACAGAGGCCCCTGGTCCTAGCCAGTTTAATGGGAAGGTTGCAGGTATCTCCATGCAGCTTCGTCCTGATCTCCCTTTGGTTCTTGTAATTTTTGGCATCTATACCTTTCTATCTGTACGTTATTGA
- the LOC108822478 gene encoding uncharacterized protein LOC108822478 — protein MGSAQSSQLLDDEEEEDDEDEPEIEEEEEEGVDDEGGLNRRRRRRTELVENLLVKKVLEQEPEMLPCHASASPLSPQLSSLGTPRIGPSIKVWDPYNVLAPQPPPPPLFSRISSSSAEHAAVTEVYLISHGECDLDLRPDLIGGRCHVATLTPNGKRQARALAVFLNSEGVRFTSVFSSPLDRARSMAVSVCQEMNFPEEHVQSSDAIVEMSLGDWEGFHRSEIYTPETLSLVERCQPDFSPPSGESLRQVEFRMVQFLNGLTEKLRSTHHVNARGGLSQSNPHSLATSIHRPSLTRKKSGKSRFQVMNTTGGDQEGSEEIMFSHQNDEQHLGDINAKSSSSSQFSTCIGVFTHSLPIKCLLTGILGCSSVMTHRICVEDSSVTVLQHSWKTGWQVKRLNDTAHLRLL, from the exons ATGGGTTCAGCACAGTCTTCGCAGCTACTcgacgatgaagaagaagaagatgacgaaGATGAGCCAgaaatcgaagaagaagaagaggaaggtgTTGATGACGAGGGAGGActgaacagaagaagaagaagaagaaccgagCTGGTGGAGAATCTGTTAGTGAAGAAAGTCCTCGAGCAAGAGCCCGAGATGCTCCCATGCCACGCATCCGCTTCCCCGCtctctcctcagctctcttcCCTCGGCACGCCTCGAATCGGACCTTCGATCAAAGTCTGGGACCCTTACAACGTCCTCGCTCCACAACCTCCCCCTCCTCCTCTCTTCTCCcgtatctcctcctcctccgcggAGCACGCGGCTGTCACGGAGGTTTATTTAATCAGCCACGGAGAGTGCGATCTCGACCTAAGGCCTGATCTGATCGGAGGGAGGTGCCACGTGGCCACTCTCACCCCCAACGGGAAGCGCCAGGCGAGGGCTCTCGCCGTGTTCTTGAACTCCGAAGGTGTTCGGTTCACCTCCGTCTTCTCTTCGCCTCTGGATCGTGCTAGATCCATGGCTGTTTCCGTTTGTCAG GAAATGAATTTTCCTGAGGAGCATGTACAGTCTTCAGACGCCATTGTGGAGATGAGTCTAGGAGACTGGGAAGGGTTCCATAGATCAGAGATCTACACGCCTGAAACTCTGAGTTTGGTAGAGAGATGCCAACCTGATTTCTCACCTCCCTCAGGTGAATCACTCAGACAAGTCGAGTTTCGGATGGTTCAGTTTCTGAATGGACTTACTGAGAAGCTCAGGTCTACACATCACGTCAATGCTCGTGGAGGGTTGTCGCAGAGTAATCCTCACTCGCTGGCTACGTCTATTCATCGCCCAAGTTTGACGAGGAAGAAGTCTGGGAAGAGCAGGTTTCAGGTGATGAACACGACGGGTGGTGATCAGGAGGGTAGTGAAGAGATTATGTTTAGTCATCAGAATGATGAACAACATTTGGGTGATATAAACGCCAAGAGTTCCTCTTCTTCTCAATTCTCGACCTGCATTGGAGTTTTTACACATTCGTTGCCTATAAAGTGTCTTCTTACCGGTATACTCGGATGCAGTTCGGTAATGACGCATAGGATCTGTGTGGAGGATTCATCTGTGACGGTGTTACAGCATTCGTGGAAAACTGGGTGGCAGGTAAAGCGGTTAAATGATACCGCTCATCTTAGACTGTTGTAG
- the LOC108822436 gene encoding transcription factor SCREAM2-like — MNGDGTWLGEASQAGDNEDESGTWVRNTEENWFNNPQPLHHNDLRFSGGLPLNPSENLLLLLQQQSIDTSSPLQHFTLDSAPQQQQQEQSFLATKACFTSLLNVPTSNNNNPFDELGFSSGFLGQTHVNLTPSSMSFSGLSSPPDFLSSRSTHLPENTTGVGNRFTPLEFAGITNGVFENRAKVLKPLDVLASPTSQPTLFQKRAAMRQSSSSKTCNSESSSEMRRSSYERENLDDASTGITDIISDEHNNNNNKGKNKGMPAKNLMAERRRRKKLNDRLYMLRSVVPKISKMDRASILGDAIDYLKELLQRINDLHTELETTAPPSSSSLHPLTPTTQTLSYRVKEELCPSSSSFPSPKDQQARIEVKLREGKAVNIHMFCGRRPGLLLSTMRALDNLGLDVQQAVVSCFNGFALDVFRAEQCQEGHDVVPEQIKAVLLDTVGYTGLV, encoded by the exons ATGAACGGGGACGGAACTTGGCTTGGTGAAGCATCTCAAGCAGGCGATAACGAGGATGAATCTGGGACGTGGGTCAGAAACACAGAAGAAAACTGGTTTAATAACCCACAACCACTACACCATAACGACCTCAGATTCAGTGGTGGACTTCCCTTGAATCCTTCAGAGaatctccttctccttcttcagcaGCAATCTATTGATACCTCTTCTCCGTTGCAACACTTCACACTCGACTCTGccccacaacaacaacaacaagaacagtCTTTCTTGGCTACAAAAGCTTGCTTCACTTCTCTACTCAACGTCCCCACCAGTAACAACAACAACCCTTTTGATGaactcggcttcagctctggaTTTTTAGGACAAACACATGTAAACCTGACACCAAGCTCCATGAGTTTCTCTGGTCTGAGTTCACCACCGGACTTTCTCTCTTCCCGGTCAACTCACCTGCCGGAAAACACCACCGGAGTAGGTAACAGATTCACTCCTCTGGAGTTTGCTGGAATCACCAACGGCGTTTTCGAGAACAGAGCCAAGGTTCTCAAACCGTTAGACGTCTTAGCTTCACCTACCTCGCAGCCGACGCTCTTCCAGAAACGAGCTGCAATGCGTCAGAGCTCAAGCAGCAAAACGTGCAACTCGGAGTCTTCCTCCGAGATGAGAAGATCAAGCTACGAGCGTGAGAATCTCGATGACGCGAGCACTGGAATCACAGACATCATCTCCGATGAgcataacaacaacaacaacaaaggcAAGAATAAAGGAATGCCTGCTAAGAATCTTATGgctgagagaagaagaaggaagaagcttaACGATAGGCTCTACATGCTTAGATCAGTAGTCCCCAAGATCAGTAAA ATGGATAGAGCATCTATACTTGGTGATGCTATTGATTATCTTAAAGAGCTTTTACAGAGAATCAATGATCTTCACACCGAACTTGAAACTACTGCTCCACCGAGTTCTTCAAGCTTGCATCCGTTAACACCGACCACGCAAACGCTGAGTTACCGTGTTAAGGAAGAGTTgtgtccttcttcttcttcctttccaaGCCCTAAGGACCAGCAAGCTAGA ATTGAGGTTAAGTTAAGAGAAGGGAAGGCAGTGAACATTCACATGTTTTGTGGACGACGACCTGGTCTTTTACTTTCCACCATGAGAGCTTTGGATAACTTAGGATTGGATGTTCAACAAGCTGTTGTTAGCTGCTTCAACGGGTTTGCTTTGGATGTTTTCCGCGCTGAG CAATGCCAAGAAGGCCATGATGTGGTGCCTGAACAGATCAAAGCAGTGCTGTTAGACACTGTCGGTTACACCGGTTTGGTTTGA
- the LOC108822437 gene encoding eukaryotic peptide chain release factor subunit 1-2, whose translation MADQEADTNIEIWKIKKLIKGLESARGNGTSMISLIMPPRDQVSRVTKMLGDEYGTASNIKSRVNRQSVLSAITSAQQRLKLYNKVPTNGLVLYTGTIVNDDGKEKKVTFDFEPFRPINASLYLCDNKFHTGALNELLESDDKFGFIVMDGNGTLFGTLSGNTREVLHKFTVDLPKKHGRGGQSALRFARLRMEKRHNYVRKTAELATQFYINPATSQPNVAGLILAGSADFKTELSQSELFDPRLQAKILNVVDVSYGGENGFNQAIELSAEILSNVKFIQEKKLIGKYFEEISQDTGKYVFGVEDTLKALEMGAIETLIVWENLDINRYELKNSTSGEIVVKHFGKDQETDQSNFHDAETNAELEVQEKMPLLEWFANEYKRFGCTLEFVTNKSQEGSQFCRGFGGIGGMLRYQLDMRTFDELSDGDVYEDSD comes from the coding sequence ATGGCAGATCAGGAGGCAGACACGAACATCGAGATCTGGAAGATCAAGAAACTAATCAAAGGCCTCGAGTCCGCGAGAGGCAACGGCACGAGCATGATCTCCCTCATCATGCCGCCACGCGACCAGGTCTCCCGCGTCACCAAGATGCTCGGCGACGAGTACGGAACCGCCTCCAACATCAAGTCCCGAGTCAACCGCCAGTCCGTCCTCTCCGCCATCACCTCAGCTCAGCAGAGGCTGAAGCTCTACAACAAAGTCCCCACCAACGGGCTCGTCCTCTACACCGGAACCATCGTGAACGACGACGGCAAGGAGAAGAAAGTCACGTTCGATTTCGAGCCTTTCAGGCCCATTAACGCTTCCTTGTACCTTTGTGATAACAAGTTTCATACTGGCGCGTTGAATGAGCTGTTGGAGAGTGATGATAAGTTTGGTTTCATCGTGATGGATGGTAACGGGACGTTGTTTGGGACTCTGAGTGGGAACACGAGAGAGGTTCTTCATAAGTTTACCGTTGATTTGCCGAAGAAGCACGGGAGAGGAGGGCAGTCTGCGCTTCGTTTCGCTAGGCTTAGGATGGAGAAGAGGCATAACTACGTGAGGAAGACGGCCGAGCTCGCCACGCAGTTTTATATCAACCCTGCTACGAGCCAGCCGAATGTCGCGGGTTTGATCCTTGCCGGTTCGGCTGATTTCAAGACCGAGCTTAGCCAGTCTGAGTTGTTTGATCCGCGTCTCCAGGCGAAGATACTCAACGTGGTTGATGTTTCCTACGGAGGCGAGAACGGTTTCAACCAGGCGATCGAGCTCTCTGCTGAGATTTTGTCTAACGTGAAGTTCATACAGGAGAAGAAACTGATCGGGAAGTACTTCGAGGAGATAAGTCAGGACACGGGGAAGTACGTGTTCGGCGTGGAGGACACGCTGAAGGCTCTGGAGATGGGCGCGATCGAGACGCTGATCGTGTGGGAGAATCTTGATATCAACAGGTACGAGCTGAAGAACAGCACGAGCGGGGAGATTGTGGTGAAGCATTTCGGGAAAGATCAGGAGACTGATCAGAGCAACTTCCACGACGCGGAGACTAACGCTGAGCTCGAGGTCCAGGAGAAGATGCCGCTGCTCGAGTGGTTCGCGAACGAGTACAAACGTTTCGGATGCACGCTTGAGTTCGTGACTAACAAGTCGCAGGAAGGGTCGCAGTTCTGCAGAGGGTTTGGTGGGATCGGTGGTATGCTTCGTTACCAGCTTGACATGAGGACGTTTGATGAGTTGTCGGATGGTGACGTGTATGAGGATTCTGATTGA